From a single Gemmatimonadota bacterium genomic region:
- a CDS encoding histidine kinase, with product MHAASDRIEPGDASPGWALRWPNLTHLVGWLVFGLVFFLAVLPFMAQPEDGVAGLTALKAAWALSGWALSTGMGWIYRRVRLDERGPAATVGWALFVAGGATAVWMLFLGGASVVATGSTAAMWGGSFLPFVTSNQLFILLAWTGGWLALRYWSRSQWEARRSLLAFGNARDAQLAMLRYQLNPHFLFNALASLRALINEDPGRARETVSRLSDFLRYTLGVRDRLEGPLSEELDVVRAYLDIERVRFEERLDATIDADGAMEERAIPTFLLHALVENAVKHGGSPDGRLSIRITARGDGRDLVLGVANTGTLGAATSTEGGIGLANVRARLEATYGPAATLRLVQDGAWVRATVRVPSGAS from the coding sequence ATGCACGCCGCCTCCGATCGGATCGAGCCCGGCGACGCGTCGCCCGGCTGGGCGCTGCGCTGGCCCAACCTCACGCATCTCGTGGGCTGGCTGGTGTTCGGGCTGGTGTTCTTCCTGGCCGTGCTGCCGTTCATGGCCCAGCCGGAGGACGGCGTCGCGGGCCTGACTGCCCTGAAGGCGGCCTGGGCCCTGAGTGGATGGGCCCTCTCCACCGGGATGGGTTGGATCTACCGACGGGTCCGCTTGGACGAGCGGGGGCCTGCAGCGACGGTCGGGTGGGCTCTCTTCGTGGCGGGCGGCGCCACGGCGGTGTGGATGCTGTTCCTGGGCGGAGCGTCCGTCGTGGCGACGGGGTCCACGGCGGCCATGTGGGGGGGCTCCTTCCTGCCGTTCGTGACGTCCAACCAGCTCTTCATCCTCTTGGCTTGGACGGGTGGGTGGCTGGCCCTCCGATACTGGAGTCGCTCACAGTGGGAGGCGCGCCGCTCTCTGCTGGCGTTTGGAAACGCACGAGATGCACAGCTGGCCATGCTGCGCTATCAGTTGAACCCCCACTTCCTCTTCAACGCGCTGGCCTCACTGCGGGCCCTCATCAACGAGGACCCGGGGCGCGCCCGGGAGACCGTCTCGCGTTTGTCGGACTTCCTGCGCTACACGCTGGGGGTACGCGACCGGCTCGAGGGGCCCTTGTCAGAGGAGCTAGACGTGGTGCGGGCCTACCTGGACATCGAGCGCGTGCGCTTCGAGGAGCGTCTGGACGCGACCATCGACGCGGATGGGGCCATGGAGGAGCGAGCGATCCCCACGTTCCTCCTACACGCTCTCGTCGAGAACGCGGTGAAGCACGGCGGTTCCCCGGACGGGCGTCTGTCCATTCGTATCACCGCGCGCGGTGATGGCAGGGATCTGGTGTTGGGCGTGGCCAACACGGGGACCCTGGGAGCTGCCACGAGCACCGAGGGTGGCATCGGGCTCGCCAACGTGCGTGCCCGCTTGGAGGCCACCTACGGCCCCGCGGCGACGCTGCGCCTCGTGCAGGACGGCGCCTGGGTACGGGCTACGGTGCGCGTCCCGAGCGGAGCGTCCTGA
- a CDS encoding LytTR family DNA-binding domain-containing protein translates to MPRRTAVVVEDERLPREELCAMLGAEGIEVVGQAATVDEAVRIIGAKRPDLVFLDIQLGRESAFDVLEHSDEPFDVIFVTAYDQHAVRAFEVNALDYLLKPVNPERLREALGRLESEEAITGPDALESLAPDDRLFLKVGSKWRFLRIDTIRVIEASGDFTRVRLLDGADLLIGKSLREWEARLPDRLFVRIHRSTIVNLDQVRRIDEWFNRTFQVHMEGIPEPYAMSRRYAARLKH, encoded by the coding sequence ATGCCCCGGCGCACGGCCGTGGTGGTGGAGGACGAGCGCCTTCCGCGCGAAGAGCTGTGCGCCATGCTCGGTGCCGAGGGCATCGAGGTCGTGGGTCAGGCGGCCACGGTGGACGAGGCCGTGCGCATCATCGGCGCCAAACGACCCGATCTGGTATTCCTGGACATCCAACTCGGACGCGAGTCCGCCTTCGACGTGCTGGAGCACTCGGATGAGCCCTTCGACGTGATCTTCGTGACCGCCTACGACCAGCACGCGGTGCGGGCGTTCGAAGTAAATGCGCTCGACTACCTGCTCAAACCGGTCAATCCGGAGCGCTTGCGCGAGGCGTTGGGCCGCCTGGAATCGGAGGAGGCGATCACGGGCCCGGACGCGCTGGAATCCCTGGCCCCCGACGATCGGCTGTTCTTGAAAGTGGGTTCGAAGTGGCGCTTTCTGCGCATCGATACCATTCGCGTCATCGAGGCCTCGGGCGACTTCACTCGCGTCCGGTTGTTGGACGGGGCGGACTTGTTGATCGGGAAGTCGCTACGGGAATGGGAGGCACGTCTTCCCGACCGTCTGTTCGTGCGCATCCACCGCTCCACCATCGTCAATCTGGACCAGGTGCGGCGCATCGATGAGTGGTTCAATCGCACCTTCCAGGTACACATGGAGGGTATCCCTGAGCCCTACGCCATGAGTCGCCGCTACGCGGCCCGACTGAAGCACTAA
- a CDS encoding ADOP family duplicated permease, whose amino-acid sequence MGALKQDVSDALRGMWRQPGFVAVVAVSLGVGLGAAGAVLSLVDAVLIRPLPYPEVEQVYGVWFKSPNFPGGLDRVRQSPATFVHLRDQNRTFAAVALADAAMATIDDGQRVRRDPSAWVTADLFRVLGVEAERGRALDEGDSAPGAEPVVVISHDYWATRFGARTDAVGSFLDVDGVRRRIVGVLPQGVRFPETQTGLWLPLTIDPTRLEGSDFVNTGYVRLRPGVDLATADADFMRMVDLLPETYPTFFPRPLLARLQLSSLFVPLKDELVGDVRQPLLVVLLGVGAVLVIVATNVAGLFIVRNASRLHDLAVRTAAGAPVSRVVRAVHTEALVYGLVGALLGLVGAWGTLGLLRRVGAGVIPRISEVGLGLRPTLAILLVALALSVAVASFTLVRLRALDLGAALRAGGKSVGPARRTVRLRRLLVAAQVSLAVVLLVNTGLLLRTARGLQAVPLGFQTGQQLGLRVFLPERDYPSFDDARRFHHETVDALLQLPGVEAASAASFLPQRDGRVFVPWQVEGDLATADLPTPRLLVAVDAGYAEALGIPVLEGRTLTRQDALTEQPVVAVSQAFAETYWPGRSALGQRIRSGSQGPWLSVVGVLGDVRQRELAEPPPPIVYAPLVESASTARWREMSFVVRAPDPERLIPVVGDLIGARDRSVPVYDVETLDHTLGAVTARLRYTLWLTLAAAVSAVFLCAVGLYGLLAQVVTEGRQEMAVRLALGATNRSVQSRVLRQALGVVGAGIGAGLLATAFSTRVLRSLLFDVSTTDPAAMGAAVTLLVVVALGAAWLPARKAAALPPALILRES is encoded by the coding sequence ATGGGGGCGTTGAAGCAGGACGTGAGCGACGCGCTGCGGGGGATGTGGCGGCAACCCGGCTTCGTTGCCGTGGTCGCTGTTTCGTTGGGAGTGGGATTGGGTGCGGCCGGTGCAGTCCTGTCCCTGGTGGATGCCGTGCTGATCCGTCCGCTCCCCTATCCGGAGGTGGAGCAGGTCTACGGCGTGTGGTTCAAGTCACCGAACTTTCCCGGTGGGTTGGACCGCGTGCGGCAGTCGCCGGCCACCTTCGTCCATCTGCGCGACCAGAACCGCACGTTCGCAGCCGTCGCGCTGGCAGATGCCGCCATGGCCACCATCGATGACGGCCAGCGTGTCCGACGCGATCCGTCGGCGTGGGTTACCGCGGATCTCTTTCGCGTGTTGGGCGTGGAGGCAGAGCGCGGGCGGGCGCTGGACGAAGGCGACAGCGCCCCCGGCGCCGAACCAGTGGTGGTGATCAGCCACGACTACTGGGCCACCCGCTTCGGCGCGCGGACGGACGCCGTCGGATCGTTCCTGGACGTCGATGGAGTGCGGCGGCGCATCGTCGGCGTGCTCCCTCAGGGGGTGCGTTTCCCCGAAACCCAGACCGGCCTGTGGCTTCCTCTGACCATCGACCCCACTCGGCTGGAGGGGTCCGACTTCGTCAACACCGGCTACGTGCGGTTGCGACCGGGAGTCGACCTCGCCACTGCGGACGCGGACTTCATGCGCATGGTCGACCTCCTCCCGGAGACCTACCCCACCTTCTTCCCTCGCCCCTTGCTCGCGCGTCTCCAGCTCTCGTCGTTGTTCGTGCCCTTGAAGGACGAATTGGTCGGTGACGTGCGTCAGCCACTTCTGGTGGTGCTGCTCGGCGTGGGGGCGGTGCTCGTGATCGTGGCGACGAACGTGGCCGGTCTGTTCATCGTGCGAAACGCGAGCCGCCTGCATGATCTGGCGGTGCGAACGGCGGCCGGTGCCCCGGTGTCCCGCGTGGTGCGGGCGGTCCATACGGAGGCGCTGGTCTACGGACTGGTGGGTGCGCTCCTGGGCCTGGTTGGGGCGTGGGGCACCCTCGGCCTGCTCCGACGGGTGGGCGCGGGCGTGATTCCGCGCATCAGCGAAGTGGGCCTGGGACTGCGGCCCACACTGGCCATCCTTCTGGTCGCGCTGGCGCTGAGTGTTGCTGTCGCCAGCTTCACGCTGGTCCGGCTGCGCGCGCTCGATCTCGGAGCCGCGCTGCGTGCGGGTGGGAAGTCGGTGGGCCCAGCCCGGCGGACGGTGCGCCTCCGCCGCCTGCTGGTGGCCGCTCAGGTGTCGCTCGCCGTGGTGCTGCTCGTCAACACGGGGCTGCTGCTCCGCACCGCCCGCGGGCTGCAAGCGGTGCCCTTGGGTTTCCAGACCGGCCAGCAGCTCGGCCTGCGCGTGTTCCTCCCAGAGAGGGACTATCCCAGCTTCGACGACGCGCGTCGCTTCCACCACGAGACCGTCGATGCGCTGCTCCAGCTGCCCGGCGTGGAGGCGGCGTCCGCCGCCAGCTTCCTGCCCCAGCGCGACGGGCGTGTGTTCGTGCCGTGGCAGGTCGAGGGAGATCTGGCCACCGCCGACCTCCCCACACCGCGACTCCTGGTCGCTGTGGATGCCGGCTACGCAGAGGCGCTCGGGATCCCGGTTCTGGAAGGACGCACGCTGACGCGACAGGACGCGCTCACGGAGCAGCCCGTGGTGGCGGTGAGCCAGGCCTTCGCGGAGACGTATTGGCCGGGACGAAGTGCGTTGGGGCAACGCATCCGATCCGGATCGCAAGGGCCCTGGTTGAGCGTGGTGGGAGTGTTGGGCGACGTACGGCAACGAGAGTTGGCTGAGCCTCCGCCGCCCATCGTCTACGCGCCCCTCGTCGAGTCGGCCAGCACCGCGCGTTGGAGAGAGATGAGCTTCGTGGTGCGGGCGCCCGATCCGGAGCGCCTGATCCCCGTGGTGGGAGACCTCATCGGCGCCCGCGATCGATCTGTCCCTGTCTACGACGTCGAGACTCTCGACCACACGCTGGGCGCCGTGACTGCGCGCCTCCGCTACACGCTCTGGTTGACGCTAGCGGCCGCGGTGTCGGCAGTCTTTCTGTGCGCGGTGGGGCTGTACGGTTTGCTGGCTCAGGTCGTGACGGAGGGGCGGCAGGAGATGGCGGTTCGTCTGGCGCTGGGCGCGACGAATCGATCGGTCCAGTCGCGAGTGCTGCGCCAGGCCCTGGGGGTCGTGGGCGCGGGAATCGGCGCCGGCCTGCTGGCGACCGCCTTCAGTACCCGGGTGCTGAGAAGCCTCTTGTTCGATGTGTCGACCACCGACCCGGCCGCGATGGGGGCGGCGGTGACGTTGCTCGTGGTCGTGGCCTTGGGCGCGGCCTGGTTGCCAGCCCGGAAGGCGGCGGCGTTGCCCCCGGCGCTGATCCTGCGTGAGTCGTAG
- a CDS encoding Zn-dependent hydrolase: MPRSARAPLASTALLAIAACAPAGEVPRESSSPLQPLVDQYATVRLTSDLSQLSDSDRQVVRLLMEAMPSMTDAFWVQTYGDKTDAMALAKGDPVAERYIEINLGPWDRLRDNEPFLQAVGPKAPGANLYPADMTVAEFETAAAADPALKDLYTLVRRNEAGQLIAVPYHQALAPQVAAAAAKLREAAGLSSDPEFGEYLRLRADAMLVDDYQASDMAWMDMKNNPIDVVIGPIETYEDALFGYKAAFEGFVLIKDMEWSERLARFAAFLPDLQRGLPVDPRYKAETPGTDADLNAYDAVYVAGEANAGSKTIAINLPNDEAVQLAKGTRRLQLKNAMQAKYDHIMVPIADALVVEEQQAHVTFDAFFANTMFHEVAHGLGIKNTITGKGTVREALKDHTSALEEEKADVVGLYMVKQLYDRGELSEGSVEDNYTTFMAGLFRSVRFGAADAHGKANMVTFNYFRERGAFSRDDATGRYRVDFAAMEAAVDALGALILQLQGDGDYDGVARLMAEKGVVPPDLQAELDKLDGMGIPRDIAFEQGWSVVSGM, from the coding sequence ATGCCCCGCTCTGCCCGCGCACCGCTCGCGTCCACCGCTCTGTTGGCCATCGCTGCCTGCGCGCCCGCGGGCGAGGTGCCCCGCGAGTCCTCCTCACCGCTCCAGCCCCTCGTGGACCAGTACGCCACCGTGCGGCTCACGTCCGATCTCTCGCAGCTGTCGGACAGCGACCGCCAGGTGGTCCGGTTGCTGATGGAGGCCATGCCGAGCATGACCGACGCGTTCTGGGTGCAGACCTATGGGGACAAGACCGATGCCATGGCCCTGGCGAAGGGCGATCCGGTGGCGGAGCGCTACATCGAGATCAACCTCGGTCCCTGGGACCGACTGCGGGACAACGAGCCCTTCCTGCAGGCCGTAGGGCCCAAGGCCCCGGGCGCCAACCTCTACCCGGCGGACATGACCGTGGCGGAGTTCGAGACGGCGGCCGCCGCCGACCCGGCCTTGAAGGACCTCTACACGCTGGTGCGGCGCAACGAAGCGGGACAGTTGATTGCGGTGCCCTACCACCAGGCCCTGGCGCCGCAGGTCGCGGCTGCGGCGGCCAAGCTGCGGGAGGCGGCCGGACTCTCGTCCGACCCCGAATTCGGCGAGTACCTGCGGCTGCGCGCGGACGCAATGCTGGTGGACGACTATCAAGCCAGTGACATGGCGTGGATGGACATGAAGAACAACCCGATCGATGTGGTGATCGGGCCCATCGAGACGTACGAGGATGCGCTCTTCGGCTACAAGGCCGCCTTCGAGGGCTTCGTCTTGATCAAGGACATGGAGTGGAGTGAGCGACTGGCCCGCTTCGCAGCCTTCCTACCGGACCTGCAGCGCGGCTTGCCCGTGGATCCACGCTACAAGGCGGAGACGCCGGGCACGGACGCCGACCTGAATGCCTACGACGCAGTCTATGTAGCGGGAGAGGCCAATGCCGGCAGCAAGACCATCGCCATCAACCTCCCCAACGACGAAGCGGTGCAGCTGGCCAAGGGCACGCGACGGCTACAGCTGAAGAACGCGATGCAGGCCAAGTACGACCACATCATGGTTCCCATCGCCGACGCCCTGGTGGTGGAAGAGCAGCAGGCCCATGTGACCTTCGATGCCTTTTTCGCCAACACCATGTTCCACGAGGTCGCGCACGGGCTCGGGATCAAGAACACCATCACGGGAAAGGGCACCGTGCGCGAAGCGTTGAAGGACCACACCTCGGCACTCGAGGAGGAGAAGGCCGATGTGGTGGGACTCTACATGGTCAAGCAGCTCTACGACCGCGGCGAACTCAGTGAAGGCTCCGTGGAGGACAACTACACCACGTTCATGGCGGGTCTGTTCCGCTCGGTACGCTTCGGGGCAGCGGATGCGCACGGCAAAGCCAACATGGTCACCTTCAACTACTTCCGTGAGCGGGGCGCCTTCAGCCGGGACGATGCCACCGGCCGCTACCGGGTGGACTTCGCGGCCATGGAAGCGGCAGTCGACGCCCTGGGTGCGCTCATCCTCCAGCTCCAGGGCGACGGCGACTACGACGGAGTGGCCCGACTCATGGCCGAGAAGGGTGTGGTGCCACCTGATCTGCAGGCGGAGCTGGACAAGCTCGACGGTATGGGCATTCCGCGCGACATCGCCTTCGAACAGGGCTGGAGCGTGGTGTCGGGGATGTAG
- a CDS encoding AAA family ATPase, which translates to MSASDPSLHLVQDFVHVWGRDELKGARAIVEHDALTTGVAAIEASLRRAPARSTLLIGAPGVGKTSYTLILARRLRKEGGVVFEATASDLMAGQSYVGQIDERIKNLVQTMRSSPKILWVCPSFHELVWAGRHSQSPIGILEMLLPHLESGALRIVGETSPAAYELMIRLVPKLRSVMEPLRIEAADSELTQHLAVERFSGKSRAPIPRDVIREGARLIDQFLLARENPGRLLDVLETTKQRLLTEAGSTAPVTLDDVLTTVSARTGLPVEIIDDRRQMNLAEVRSYFESRILGQQEAVSAVVERISLTKAGLTDPTRPLAVFLFVGPTGTGKTEIAKALATYFFQSPSRLLRYDMSELVDPSALDRLLGVAGAVADPSALVTRIRENPFSVILLDEFEKAHPIVWDLFLQLFDDGRLTSRDGSTADFRNAIIIMTSNLGAADAHSSGLGFANDGARFEPSTIRRTLETTFRPEFINRIDRVVVFQPLSRPVMRKLLDIELKSVYERRGLRRRGWAIEWDEAALEHLLDQGFSPTLGARPLKRAVERLFLAPLAEVIVEHRAPEGEQFLFVRLKDGRLDVEFVDPDAPAEASAFPPASADASRPHTLESVALDGEGRASELTFLAQRYGELVAHTTASGWAERKAARLAAMSESGFWERPDRFLTLGLAEYMDRAEAALRTAGSLLQRLRHTSTAPRALVRRLGELLYLIREATEEIDSGALGEVFLQVRAAHDPQRTLECNQAARQLATMYRRWAEKRRMKVQVLAEGQDAGGRWECLLGISGFGSQRILERETGQHVFERATGPESAMKIRAAVLVAPQPSGPAEGAREAERTARRLLEEAFREQPTTIVRRYRDAPDALVRDAGRGWRSGNLAAVLDGDFDLMG; encoded by the coding sequence ATGAGCGCTTCTGATCCCTCTCTCCACCTCGTCCAGGACTTCGTCCACGTGTGGGGGCGCGACGAGCTCAAAGGCGCGCGCGCCATCGTGGAGCACGACGCGCTGACCACGGGGGTCGCCGCGATCGAGGCCAGCCTGCGACGGGCGCCGGCCCGGTCCACGTTGTTGATCGGGGCACCCGGAGTGGGCAAGACGTCGTACACGCTGATCCTGGCGCGGCGCCTTCGCAAAGAAGGCGGCGTGGTGTTCGAGGCCACCGCCTCGGACCTGATGGCGGGTCAGTCCTACGTCGGCCAGATCGACGAGCGCATCAAGAACCTCGTGCAGACCATGCGCTCCTCGCCCAAGATCCTGTGGGTGTGCCCCAGCTTCCATGAGCTGGTGTGGGCCGGTCGCCACTCGCAGAGTCCGATCGGCATCCTGGAGATGCTGCTGCCCCACCTGGAGTCGGGTGCGCTGCGCATCGTGGGAGAGACGTCGCCGGCGGCCTACGAGTTGATGATCCGGCTGGTGCCCAAGCTCCGCAGCGTCATGGAGCCCCTCCGCATCGAGGCAGCCGACTCGGAGCTCACCCAACACCTGGCGGTCGAACGCTTCAGCGGCAAGTCGCGCGCTCCCATCCCGCGGGACGTGATCCGAGAGGGTGCCCGACTGATCGACCAGTTCCTGCTGGCGCGCGAGAACCCGGGCCGCCTGCTGGACGTGCTGGAGACCACCAAGCAGCGGCTGCTCACCGAAGCAGGTTCCACCGCGCCCGTCACGCTCGACGACGTGCTCACCACCGTATCGGCGCGCACCGGCCTTCCCGTCGAGATCATCGACGACCGCCGGCAGATGAACCTGGCCGAGGTGCGGAGCTACTTCGAATCGAGGATCCTGGGGCAACAGGAGGCCGTCTCCGCGGTTGTCGAGCGGATCTCGCTCACCAAGGCGGGCCTGACCGATCCGACCCGGCCGCTGGCCGTGTTCCTGTTCGTGGGGCCCACCGGGACCGGCAAGACGGAGATCGCCAAGGCGTTGGCGACCTACTTCTTCCAGTCGCCCTCGCGGCTGCTTCGCTACGACATGAGCGAGCTGGTGGATCCGTCCGCGCTGGACCGACTGCTGGGCGTGGCAGGAGCGGTGGCCGACCCGTCGGCGCTGGTGACCCGCATCCGGGAGAACCCCTTCTCGGTGATCCTGCTGGACGAGTTCGAGAAGGCGCACCCCATCGTGTGGGACCTCTTCCTGCAGCTCTTCGACGACGGGCGACTCACCTCACGCGACGGAAGCACGGCCGACTTCCGCAACGCCATCATCATCATGACGTCCAACCTGGGCGCCGCAGATGCGCACTCGTCGGGCTTGGGCTTCGCGAACGACGGTGCCCGCTTCGAGCCCTCGACCATCCGTCGCACGCTGGAGACGACGTTCCGTCCGGAGTTCATCAACCGGATCGACCGTGTGGTGGTCTTCCAGCCGCTCAGTCGTCCCGTCATGCGCAAGCTGCTGGACATCGAGCTCAAGAGCGTCTACGAACGCCGCGGCCTGAGGCGGCGAGGCTGGGCCATCGAGTGGGACGAAGCCGCGCTCGAGCACCTGCTGGACCAAGGCTTCAGTCCCACGCTGGGGGCGCGCCCGCTCAAGCGCGCGGTCGAGCGGCTGTTCCTGGCTCCGCTGGCCGAGGTCATCGTCGAGCATCGCGCGCCGGAGGGCGAGCAGTTCCTCTTCGTGCGTCTCAAGGACGGAAGGTTGGACGTGGAGTTCGTCGATCCTGACGCGCCGGCCGAGGCGTCGGCCTTTCCGCCTGCTTCGGCCGATGCCTCGAGACCGCACACGCTCGAGTCGGTCGCGCTCGACGGCGAGGGCCGAGCGAGCGAGCTGACCTTCCTCGCCCAGCGCTATGGGGAGCTCGTCGCGCACACCACGGCGTCAGGATGGGCAGAGCGCAAAGCGGCTCGTCTGGCGGCCATGTCCGAGTCAGGCTTCTGGGAGCGGCCGGATCGTTTCCTCACCCTGGGGCTGGCCGAGTACATGGACCGCGCCGAGGCTGCGCTCAGGACCGCCGGGTCGCTGCTGCAGCGCCTCCGTCACACGTCCACCGCTCCGCGCGCGTTGGTGCGTCGCCTCGGAGAGTTGCTCTACCTGATCCGCGAGGCTACCGAGGAGATCGATAGCGGTGCGCTGGGCGAGGTGTTTCTGCAGGTCCGGGCCGCCCACGATCCGCAGCGTACGCTGGAGTGCAACCAGGCGGCCCGACAGTTGGCCACCATGTACCGGCGCTGGGCGGAGAAGCGCCGCATGAAGGTCCAGGTGCTGGCCGAGGGTCAGGACGCGGGTGGTCGCTGGGAGTGCTTGCTCGGCATCAGTGGCTTCGGTTCACAGCGCATCCTGGAGCGGGAGACCGGACAGCACGTCTTTGAACGTGCGACGGGGCCGGAATCGGCGATGAAGATCCGCGCCGCGGTTCTGGTGGCGCCGCAGCCCAGCGGGCCCGCCGAGGGCGCGCGCGAGGCGGAGCGCACCGCCCGGCGGCTGCTGGAGGAAGCTTTCAGGGAGCAGCCCACCACGATTGTCCGGCGTTACCGCGACGCGCCGGACGCCCTGGTGCGGGATGCGGGGCGAGGGTGGAGGAGCGGGAACCTGGCCGCGGTGCTGGACGGCGACTTCGACTTGATGGGCTGA
- a CDS encoding ECF-type sigma factor, with the protein MAQNDTTSLLHRWGEGEREALDQLLPLVYDELKQIARGRLRRLVRGETLQTTVLVHEAYVKLVDGNRARVNDRAHFLAVASRAMRFILVDHARARSASKRGGDQRALPLDAVQVAQEDDRSRLDLVALDQALDTLSDLDPRLGQVVECRFFGGMEYAEIAEATGQSVVTVKRDWARARAWLYELMEGEAPGEG; encoded by the coding sequence ATGGCACAGAACGATACCACGAGTCTCCTGCACCGGTGGGGCGAGGGTGAGCGAGAGGCACTGGATCAGCTGCTCCCGCTGGTCTACGACGAGCTCAAGCAGATTGCGCGCGGGCGCCTGCGCCGCTTGGTGCGCGGCGAGACCTTGCAGACCACCGTGCTGGTGCATGAGGCGTACGTGAAGCTGGTGGACGGAAACCGGGCACGGGTCAACGACCGCGCCCATTTCCTGGCGGTCGCCTCACGCGCCATGCGCTTCATCCTCGTGGATCATGCACGCGCCCGCAGCGCGTCCAAGCGCGGGGGGGACCAGAGAGCGCTGCCCCTGGACGCGGTTCAGGTGGCACAAGAGGACGATCGCTCTCGCCTCGATCTCGTGGCCTTGGATCAGGCGCTCGACACGCTCTCCGACCTGGATCCTCGCTTGGGCCAGGTCGTCGAGTGCCGGTTCTTCGGCGGAATGGAGTACGCGGAGATCGCGGAAGCGACCGGTCAGTCGGTGGTCACCGTCAAACGGGATTGGGCGCGTGCCCGCGCGTGGCTCTACGAGCTGATGGAGGGAGAAGCTCCCGGCGAGGGGTGA